A window of the Nycticebus coucang isolate mNycCou1 chromosome 3, mNycCou1.pri, whole genome shotgun sequence genome harbors these coding sequences:
- the LOC128581577 gene encoding LOW QUALITY PROTEIN: L-2-hydroxyglutarate dehydrogenase, mitochondrial-like (The sequence of the model RefSeq protein was modified relative to this genomic sequence to represent the inferred CDS: inserted 1 base in 1 codon), with translation MVPGLRYLRGASVRARWGLLGACGPASGRPRSLCVAGRSASPSTSSFDMVIVGGGIVGLASARALILRHPALSIGVLEKEKDVAVHQTGHNSGVIHSGIYYKPESLKAKLCVQGAALLYEYCNQKGISYKQCGKLIVAVEQEEIPRLQAPYERGLQNGXPGPRLIQQEDVKKKEPYRRGLMAIDCPYTGIVDYRQVALSFAQDFQEAGGSVLTNFEVKEIEMAKESPSRSKDGMKYPILIKNTKGEEIRCQYVVTCAGLYSDRISEMSGCSPDPQIVPFRGDYLLLKPEKCCLVKGHIYPVPGSQFPFLGVHFTPKMDGNIWLGPNAVLAFKREGYRPFDFNARDVMDIIINSGLIKLASQNFLYGVNEMYKACFLGATVKYLQKFIPEITVSDTLRGPAGVRAQALDRAGNLVEDFVFDGGVGDVGNRVLHVRNAPFPAATSSIAISEMIADEAQQRFEL, from the exons ATGGTGCCGGGGCTGCGATACCTGCGTGGTGCCTCCGTACGGGCCCGCTGGGGGCTCCTTGGGGCGTGCGGGCCGGCGTCAGGGAGGCCTCGGTCGCTTTGTGTAGCTGGCCGCAGCGCCAGCCCTAGCACCAGCTCGTTTGACATGGTCATTGTTGGTGGTGGAATTGTGGGGCTTGCCTCTGCCAGAGCGCTCATCCTGCGAC ATCCAGCACTTTCGATTGGAGTtctggaaaaggagaaagatgtAGCTGTTCACCAGACTGGACATAACAGTGGTGTCATACATAGTGGAATTTATTATAAACCTGAATCTCTGAAAGCTAAGTTATGTGTACAAGGTGCAGCCCTCCTCTATGAGTATTGTAACCAAAAGGGAATTTCCTACAAGCAATGTGGCAAACTTATAGTCGCCGTTGAACAGGAAGAAATTCCAAGACTTCAGGCACCATATGAGAGAGGCCTGCAGAATG GTCCAGGGCCTAGGTTGATTCAGCAGGAGgatgtaaaaaagaaagagccaTATCGTAGGGGTCTGATGGCTATCGATTGTCCATACACTGGCATTGTGGACTATCGGCAGGTGGCTTTGTCATTTGCCCAGGATTTCCAAGAAGCAGGTGGCTCTGTCTTGACCAATTTCGAAGTAAAGGAAATTGAAATGGCTAAAGAAAGCCCTTCTAGAAGTAAAGATGGAATGAAATATCCAATTCTTATAAAGAATACAAAGGGAGAGGAAATTCGATGCCAGTATGTGGTGACGTGTGCAGGACTTTACTCAGACCGGATTTCAGAGATGAGTGGCTGCAGCCCTGATCCTCAGATTGTACCATTCCGGGGAGATTACCTGCTCTTGAAGCCAGAAAAATGCTGTCTTGTAAAAGGACATATTTATCCGGTCCCAGGTAGCCAGTTTCCTTTCCTAGGAGTTCACTTCACTCCCAAAATGGATGGCAACATTTGGCTGGGACCTAACGCAGTTCTTGCCTTTAAGCGGGAGGGTTACAGACCCTTTGACTTCAATGCCAGAGATGTTATGGATATAATTATAAATAGTGGCCTGATTAAACTGGCATCCCAGAATTTCTTGTATGGAGTGAATGAAATGTATAAAGCCTGTTTTCTTGGAGCAACAGTGAAGTATCTTCAAAAGTTCATCCCTGAAATTACTGTCAGTGATACACTTAGAGGTCCAGCAGGAGTAAGAGCCCAAGCTCTGGACAGAGCTGGAAATCTGGTAGAGGATTTTGTATTTGATGGAGGAGTTGGAGATGTTGGAAACCGTGTTCTTCACGTGAGAAACGCACCTTTTCCTGCTGCCACTTCTTCCATCGCAATTTCTGAAATGATTGCAGATGAAGCACAACAGAGATTCGAATTGTAA